Proteins found in one bacterium HR11 genomic segment:
- the atpE gene encoding ATP synthase subunit c, protein MRKWLATTLTLWIVAGGAALAAEPGSAAGGDGLRAFTWLVVTAGFALAIAASIGAISQSRALVSACEGISRNPGSADAIRGLLILGLAFIESLVIYVLLIDFILLFATIGRIPLGG, encoded by the coding sequence ATGCGCAAGTGGCTGGCTACGACGTTGACGCTGTGGATCGTGGCAGGCGGCGCGGCGCTGGCCGCCGAGCCCGGGAGTGCGGCCGGCGGCGACGGCCTGCGGGCCTTCACGTGGCTGGTCGTGACGGCCGGATTCGCCCTGGCCATCGCCGCCTCCATCGGGGCCATCTCGCAGTCCCGGGCCTTGGTCTCGGCCTGCGAGGGCATTTCCCGGAATCCCGGCTCGGCGGACGCCATCCGGGGCTTGCTGATCCTGGGGTTGGCGTTTATCGAGTCGCTGGTGATTTACGTCCTGCTCATCGACTTCATCCTGCTCTTTGCCACCATCGGGCGGATCCCCCTGGGGGGTTAA
- the lppC gene encoding Putative lipoprotein LppC — translation MRLSSRSFQDQQAIPARYTCDGADASPHLTWSEAPAGTQSFVLIMDDPDAPVGTFTHWVVYDIPAHQTELPEAFPKQADVGGIKQGVNDFRRVGYGGPCPPRGHGRHRYFFKLYALDVPTLGLPGGARRAEVEARMRGHVLAEAQCMGTYERR, via the coding sequence ATGCGTTTGTCCAGCCGTTCCTTTCAGGACCAGCAGGCCATCCCGGCCCGCTACACGTGCGACGGGGCCGACGCGTCGCCCCATCTGACGTGGTCCGAAGCGCCGGCCGGTACGCAGAGCTTCGTCCTCATCATGGACGACCCCGACGCGCCCGTCGGCACGTTCACGCACTGGGTCGTCTACGACATCCCGGCCCATCAGACCGAGCTCCCGGAGGCCTTCCCGAAGCAGGCCGACGTCGGGGGCATCAAGCAGGGCGTCAACGACTTCCGCCGGGTCGGCTACGGGGGCCCCTGCCCGCCGCGGGGCCACGGCCGGCATCGGTACTTCTTCAAGCTGTACGCCCTGGACGTCCCGACGCTGGGACTCCCGGGCGGTGCTCGACGGGCGGAAGTCGAGGCCCGCATGCGGGGCCACGTGCTGGCCGAGGCCCAGTGCATGGGGACCTACGAGCGGCGGTAG
- a CDS encoding Putative thiazole biosynthetic enzyme has product MRSGETWDVVVIGGGPAGATAAARLAQAGLSVAVLERHVHPQPKVCGEFLSPECAVALDLLGAGEAFRRLPAVPIQTVGLYGGGRAVEAPLDPPAWGLSRFVFDDWLLRWAALCGAQVFEGYEATAVSRVGDGFCVRARQVQDLTAVEFQARFVAGAFGVKSGAVVPLAGLDPPGRRKSGFIAFSVHLRCPAVDRRVELYFFEHGYVGLGSVEAGRVNLGGLVEPAFFRHLGGKFMTLLEYLAGRNRAFRERLDGASDWTPFRATVHPGFGFGRRAWNGVALIGDRAGCVHPFSGDGIGMALQSALLWAECVTEAWTDWLHPEAVLERYDRRWRQAFAARLRTTWWLDWLRRRPGGLSITLGLIGRYPSLLAWIYRRTRGL; this is encoded by the coding sequence GTGCGGTCGGGAGAGACCTGGGACGTCGTCGTCATCGGGGGCGGCCCGGCAGGGGCGACGGCGGCGGCCCGACTGGCGCAGGCGGGCCTTTCGGTCGCCGTCCTGGAAAGGCATGTGCACCCGCAACCCAAGGTGTGCGGCGAGTTCCTGTCGCCGGAATGCGCCGTCGCCCTGGACCTCCTCGGAGCCGGCGAAGCGTTTCGTCGTCTGCCGGCCGTGCCGATCCAAACCGTCGGCCTCTACGGGGGCGGCCGGGCCGTCGAGGCTCCCCTGGACCCGCCAGCCTGGGGCTTGAGCCGCTTCGTATTCGACGATTGGCTCCTCCGGTGGGCGGCCCTCTGCGGGGCTCAAGTCTTCGAGGGGTACGAGGCGACGGCCGTCTCCCGGGTGGGCGACGGCTTCTGCGTCCGGGCTCGGCAGGTCCAGGACCTCACGGCGGTCGAGTTCCAAGCTCGCTTTGTCGCAGGTGCCTTCGGCGTCAAGTCCGGAGCCGTCGTCCCTTTGGCCGGTCTGGACCCGCCGGGCCGGCGAAAAAGCGGCTTCATCGCCTTCAGCGTTCACCTTCGATGTCCAGCCGTCGATCGCCGGGTCGAGCTGTACTTCTTCGAGCACGGCTACGTCGGCCTGGGGAGCGTCGAGGCCGGGCGGGTCAACCTGGGCGGGCTGGTGGAGCCGGCATTCTTCCGGCACCTGGGCGGAAAGTTCATGACCCTTCTTGAATATCTGGCCGGTCGGAACCGGGCGTTCCGGGAACGGTTGGACGGGGCCTCCGACTGGACGCCCTTTCGGGCGACGGTCCACCCGGGGTTCGGGTTCGGACGGCGGGCCTGGAACGGCGTGGCCCTGATCGGAGACCGGGCCGGTTGCGTCCATCCCTTCTCGGGGGACGGCATCGGGATGGCCCTACAGAGCGCCCTTCTGTGGGCCGAGTGTGTGACTGAGGCCTGGACAGACTGGCTCCATCCCGAGGCCGTCCTCGAACGGTATGACCGTCGGTGGCGGCAGGCCTTTGCCGCCCGGCTTCGGACGACTTGGTGGCTGGATTGGCTTCGGCGGCGGCCTGGGGGGCTCTCGATAACGCTCGGCCTCATAGGGCGGTATCCTTCCCTCCTGGCGTGGATTTACCGACGGACCCGGGGTCTCTGA
- the atpB gene encoding ATP synthase subunit a — protein MEHLEVPPWIAVQFHHLLQKLGISMSERDAIALTMVLILVVAVSVLFSLYRNRYRIVPTPVQQVLEGYYEFIRGLCVDMIGEERGERYVPVIGTVGLFILLANLMGLIPGLASPTSNLNVTAGAAIFVFLYYHLEGIRTHGLLGYIRHFMGPVWWLAWLFLPVEIISHLARVLSLSVRLFGNIFGEDTVILILFMFIFPIIAPLPVMVLAIITSFVQALVFVMLSVSYIAGAVAGEEHH, from the coding sequence ATGGAGCACCTGGAAGTACCGCCGTGGATCGCCGTGCAGTTCCACCATCTCCTCCAGAAGCTGGGCATTTCGATGTCCGAGCGGGACGCCATCGCCCTGACGATGGTCCTGATCTTGGTCGTCGCCGTGTCCGTGCTGTTCAGTCTGTATCGGAATCGCTATCGGATCGTGCCGACGCCGGTCCAGCAGGTCCTGGAGGGCTACTACGAGTTCATCCGGGGCCTCTGCGTGGACATGATCGGGGAGGAGCGGGGCGAGCGGTACGTGCCCGTCATCGGCACGGTCGGCCTTTTCATCCTGCTGGCCAACCTCATGGGCCTGATTCCGGGCCTGGCCTCGCCGACCAGCAACCTGAACGTGACGGCCGGGGCGGCCATCTTCGTGTTCCTGTACTACCACCTGGAAGGCATCCGGACCCACGGTCTGCTGGGCTACATCCGGCACTTCATGGGGCCCGTCTGGTGGCTGGCCTGGCTGTTCCTGCCCGTCGAGATCATCAGCCACCTGGCCCGGGTCCTGAGCCTGTCGGTCCGTCTGTTCGGGAACATCTTCGGGGAGGACACCGTCATCCTGATCCTGTTCATGTTTATCTTCCCGATCATCGCTCCCCTGCCGGTCATGGTCTTGGCGATCATCACGAGCTTCGTGCAGGCGCTGGTGTTCGTGATGCTTTCGGTCAGCTACATCGCCGGGGCCGTCGCCGGCGAGGAGCATCACTGA
- the def gene encoding Peptide deformylase: MAILKILKYGDPRLQQPAEPVTEITDEIHRIVQDMLETMYYANGIGLAANQVGILKRICVIDLHHGQKPDEVLVILNPTVIEEEGEVREEEGCLSFPGLYAPVYRPRRVRLRGQTLTGEWREWEGEGLLARAFSHETDHLNGKLIIDRMSPFTRASFLRRVAKRQRHGEWEASS, from the coding sequence ATGGCCATCCTAAAGATCCTGAAGTATGGGGACCCGCGTTTACAACAGCCGGCCGAGCCGGTCACCGAGATCACCGACGAGATTCACCGGATCGTGCAAGACATGCTGGAGACGATGTACTATGCCAACGGCATCGGCTTGGCCGCCAATCAAGTGGGAATCTTGAAGCGGATCTGCGTCATCGACCTGCACCACGGACAGAAGCCCGATGAGGTCCTCGTGATCCTGAACCCGACGGTCATCGAGGAAGAAGGCGAGGTTCGAGAGGAGGAAGGCTGTCTCAGCTTTCCGGGTCTATACGCACCCGTGTATCGTCCCCGGCGAGTCCGCTTACGGGGGCAGACCCTGACGGGGGAGTGGCGAGAATGGGAGGGGGAGGGCCTCCTGGCCCGGGCCTTTTCCCATGAGACCGACCACCTGAACGGGAAGCTGATCATCGACCGGATGTCTCCCTTCACGCGGGCCTCGTTTCTCCGGCGGGTCGCCAAGCGTCAGCGGCACGGGGAGTGGGAGGCGTCGTCGTGA
- the nuoM_2 gene encoding NADH-quinone oxidoreductase subunit M yields MEYTLVYARDTVGFPILSVICFLPVLGALILLFVKGERAIKLVANAFAIATFLVSLRLVPAFDSGALKMQFVEKVPWVPSLGIQYFMGIDGLSLLLVLLTTLLSAISVLCSWYSITHRVKEYYIFLLILETGMLGVFTSLDFILFYVFWEVMLVPMYFLIGIWGSDRKLYSAIKFFLYTLFGSVLMLLGIIALHYYYYTMTGERTFDVLKFHQLALPEYLQDWIFLAFFLGFAIKVPMFPFHTWLPDAHTDAPTAGSVILAGILLKMGTYGFLRFSLPILPDATRTFLPWMIGLSIIAIIYGALVAMMQRDWKRLIAYSSVSHMGFVTLGIFALNAPGLSGATLQMINHGISTGALFLIVGFIYDRRHTRLISEYGGLYRVMPAYAAIFGIIAMSSIGVPGLNGFMGEFPILQGALKEDFWWGFAAGWGIVLGAGYMLWLYQRVIFGPVTKPENENLPDLRWNEFLSLLPLVLLAFQVGIYPKPYFRWMEKPIEYILYKVRPQELTGVPRSLPAVVPARTGESVSHEAPAAR; encoded by the coding sequence ATGGAGTACACGCTGGTCTATGCCCGAGATACCGTCGGTTTTCCGATTCTGTCGGTCATCTGTTTTCTTCCCGTCCTGGGCGCCCTGATCCTGTTGTTTGTAAAGGGCGAGCGGGCGATCAAGCTGGTCGCCAACGCCTTTGCCATCGCCACGTTCCTGGTCTCCCTCCGGCTCGTCCCGGCCTTTGACAGCGGGGCCCTCAAGATGCAGTTCGTCGAGAAGGTCCCCTGGGTCCCGTCCCTGGGGATCCAGTACTTCATGGGCATCGACGGCCTCAGCCTGCTTCTGGTCCTGCTGACGACCCTGCTGAGCGCCATCTCGGTCCTGTGCTCGTGGTACTCGATCACGCATCGGGTCAAGGAGTACTACATCTTCCTGTTGATCCTGGAAACGGGCATGCTGGGGGTCTTCACGTCGCTGGACTTCATCCTGTTCTACGTGTTCTGGGAGGTCATGCTCGTCCCGATGTACTTCCTCATCGGCATCTGGGGGAGCGACCGGAAGCTGTACTCGGCCATCAAGTTCTTCCTGTACACGCTGTTTGGGAGCGTCCTGATGCTGTTGGGGATCATCGCCCTGCACTATTACTACTACACGATGACGGGGGAACGGACGTTCGACGTCCTGAAGTTCCATCAGTTGGCCCTGCCGGAATACCTGCAGGACTGGATCTTCCTGGCCTTCTTCCTGGGGTTTGCCATCAAGGTCCCGATGTTCCCGTTCCACACGTGGCTTCCGGATGCTCACACAGACGCCCCGACGGCCGGGAGCGTCATCCTGGCGGGGATCCTCTTGAAGATGGGGACGTACGGGTTCCTACGTTTTAGTCTGCCGATCCTGCCCGACGCGACCCGGACGTTCCTGCCGTGGATGATCGGCCTGTCGATCATCGCCATCATTTACGGGGCCCTGGTCGCCATGATGCAGAGGGACTGGAAGCGTCTGATCGCTTACTCGAGCGTCAGCCACATGGGCTTTGTGACGTTGGGCATCTTCGCCCTCAATGCGCCGGGCCTATCGGGGGCGACCCTCCAGATGATTAACCACGGGATCAGTACGGGCGCCTTGTTCCTGATCGTCGGCTTCATTTACGACCGACGCCACACACGGTTGATTTCCGAATATGGGGGTCTCTACCGGGTCATGCCGGCCTATGCGGCCATCTTTGGGATCATCGCCATGTCGTCCATCGGCGTGCCGGGTCTGAACGGCTTCATGGGGGAATTCCCCATCCTGCAGGGGGCCCTGAAGGAGGACTTCTGGTGGGGCTTTGCGGCCGGCTGGGGCATCGTCCTGGGGGCCGGCTATATGCTGTGGCTGTATCAACGGGTGATCTTCGGGCCGGTCACGAAGCCCGAGAACGAGAACCTACCGGACCTGCGGTGGAACGAGTTTCTGAGCCTCCTGCCCCTGGTCCTCCTGGCCTTTCAGGTCGGCATCTATCCGAAGCCTTACTTCCGGTGGATGGAAAAGCCCATCGAGTATATCCTTTACAAGGTCCGACCTCAGGAGCTGACGGGGGTTCCCCGGTCCCTCCCGGCCGTCGTCCCGGCCCGGACCGGAGAGTCCGTCTCCCACGAGGCACCGGCGGCCCGGTAA
- the yxeP gene encoding putative hydrolase YxeP, with protein sequence MTRFVIGMAFLLGIGLGIAGGAGPAASPDAATLQAVAAKAQALEARLIETRRHLHMYPELSNREFETSKFIAERLRALGLDEVRTGVAKTGVVGILRGNRPGPVVAVRADMDALPVEETIDVPYKSRNPGVKHACGHDVHMTVALGTAEVLVQWKREGRPLPGTVVFIFQPAEEGPPPGEEGGASLMIREGVLDQPRVQAIFGLHSAPFLPVGTVAYTEGPILASADRFEVIVHGKQTHGAYPHQGIDPIYVGSQVVVNLQAILSRQLDPREPAVVSVGVFQAGNRFNIIPGDARLEGTVRTLNEETRRRIPVLMEQIIRGITEAYGATYEFRYEAMTPVTVNDAALARAMVPALQKLLGADRVIRTEAQMGAEDFGFYAQQIPGFYFWLGVRAPEDPTVRMLHTPEFDADERSIGVGVRAMTTLVLHYLGQAGK encoded by the coding sequence ATGACCCGGTTCGTTATCGGGATGGCGTTTTTACTTGGGATCGGCCTGGGCATCGCCGGGGGCGCCGGGCCGGCGGCCTCGCCGGACGCGGCGACGCTCCAGGCCGTCGCCGCGAAGGCGCAGGCCCTGGAGGCTCGCCTCATCGAGACCCGCCGTCACCTGCACATGTATCCCGAGCTGAGCAATCGGGAATTCGAGACCTCGAAGTTCATCGCCGAGCGTCTCCGGGCCTTGGGTCTCGACGAGGTCCGGACGGGCGTGGCCAAGACGGGCGTCGTCGGGATTCTGCGGGGCAACCGGCCGGGTCCGGTCGTGGCCGTCCGGGCCGACATGGACGCTCTACCTGTCGAGGAGACCATCGACGTACCGTACAAGTCTCGAAATCCGGGCGTCAAGCACGCCTGCGGGCATGACGTCCACATGACGGTCGCCCTCGGGACGGCGGAAGTCCTCGTGCAGTGGAAGCGGGAGGGCCGCCCCCTGCCGGGGACCGTCGTTTTCATCTTCCAGCCCGCCGAGGAAGGCCCCCCGCCCGGCGAGGAGGGCGGCGCTTCCCTGATGATCCGGGAGGGGGTCCTGGACCAGCCCAGGGTCCAGGCCATCTTCGGCCTTCACTCGGCGCCCTTTCTGCCAGTCGGCACGGTCGCTTACACGGAGGGTCCCATCCTGGCCAGCGCCGACCGCTTCGAGGTCATCGTCCACGGCAAGCAGACCCACGGGGCCTATCCCCATCAGGGCATCGACCCTATCTACGTCGGTTCTCAGGTCGTCGTCAACCTCCAGGCCATCTTGAGCCGCCAGCTGGACCCCCGGGAGCCGGCCGTCGTCTCCGTCGGCGTCTTCCAGGCCGGCAATCGGTTCAACATCATCCCGGGGGATGCCCGTCTGGAGGGCACGGTCCGGACCCTGAATGAGGAGACGCGACGGCGGATTCCCGTCCTCATGGAGCAGATCATCCGGGGGATCACGGAGGCTTACGGGGCGACGTATGAGTTCCGCTATGAGGCCATGACGCCCGTGACGGTCAACGATGCGGCCCTGGCGCGGGCCATGGTCCCGGCCCTCCAGAAGCTCCTGGGGGCGGACCGGGTCATCCGGACCGAAGCCCAGATGGGCGCCGAGGACTTTGGATTCTACGCTCAGCAAATCCCGGGCTTTTACTTTTGGCTCGGCGTTCGGGCCCCGGAGGACCCGACGGTCCGGATGCTCCACACGCCGGAGTTCGACGCCGACGAGCGGAGCATCGGCGTCGGCGTCCGGGCCATGACGACTCTCGTCCTGCACTACCTTGGGCAAGCTGGCAAATAA
- the merP gene encoding Mercuric transport protein periplasmic component — protein sequence MRKGIAVLFTLLFIGGTALAAVKGYSLTVKGISCEKCAANIQKALKKVEGVSDVQTDWEKKVVQLKLDDSKTSLDQVKKVLADLGYEVKDVKEVQE from the coding sequence ATGCGAAAGGGTATTGCCGTGCTCTTTACCCTCCTGTTCATCGGCGGCACGGCCCTGGCGGCCGTCAAGGGCTACAGCCTGACCGTCAAGGGCATTTCCTGTGAGAAGTGTGCCGCCAACATCCAGAAAGCCCTCAAGAAGGTCGAGGGCGTCTCGGACGTTCAGACGGACTGGGAGAAGAAAGTCGTTCAGCTCAAGCTGGACGACTCGAAGACCTCGCTGGACCAGGTCAAGAAAGTCCTGGCCGACCTGGGCTACGAAGTCAAGGACGTCAAGGAAGTCCAGGAGTAA
- the nuoL_2 gene encoding NADH-quinone oxidoreductase subunit L, with amino-acid sequence MTTPFWYVGLIPLLPGLGAFVNGVFGRRFSKRVVHTIACGTTLASCLLAFVLLVHFVQYPPEARHFTVTYYDWLNVGPVRLPTGESARLHVPVELLIDPLSVVMALVVTFVGFLIHVYSTGYMWEDPDYARYFSYLNLFMFAMLTLALSSSFLLLFVGWEGVGLCSYLLIGFWADRTSAANAGKKAFLVNRIGDLGFLIGMMLVFLQFGSLRFDDVFAQVVSGVYRVNDPILVAIGLFLLMGVTGKSAQIPLYVWLPDAMEGPTPVSALIHAATMVTAGVYLIVRCNPLYQMAPDALGVVALIGAVTALFAATIGTAQYDIKRVLAYSTVSQLGYMVLAAGVGAFSAAIFHLVTHAFFKALLFLGAGSVIHALHHQQDMRHMGGLRKYLPTTFWTMTMGVLAIAGMPLFSGFFSKDEILLQAFVSPYSRPVLWGLGTVTAGLTAFYMFRLWFLTFFGPERMDEHTRHHIHESPPNMTVPLRILAVLSVVGGLVGLPAAWFHIPVLGTLLRPLEAIQIHHFLEPSIWKVPAAHGTAHAPSLGLESLLMLASVGAGLLGFLVAYVLYHRRPELPDRVAAASEPLYTLVANKYYVDEIYDALVVRPLLGLANLLAWLDVHIVDGIVNGTAWLTRTVADLSGRADFYGVDGLVNGVAEGVRQVGGALRRAHTGLAQQYVFGAIVLALFLLLFYMLVF; translated from the coding sequence ATGACGACACCGTTCTGGTATGTCGGCTTGATCCCCTTACTGCCGGGCCTGGGCGCCTTCGTCAATGGAGTCTTCGGACGACGGTTTTCCAAGCGGGTCGTCCACACGATCGCCTGTGGGACGACGCTGGCGTCGTGCCTCCTGGCCTTCGTCTTGCTCGTCCACTTCGTTCAGTATCCGCCCGAGGCGCGGCACTTCACGGTGACCTATTACGACTGGCTGAACGTCGGGCCGGTGCGCCTCCCGACGGGTGAGAGCGCCCGTCTCCACGTGCCCGTCGAGCTGTTGATCGACCCCCTGTCGGTCGTGATGGCCCTGGTCGTGACCTTCGTCGGGTTCCTCATTCACGTGTACTCGACGGGCTACATGTGGGAAGACCCGGACTACGCCCGGTACTTTTCGTACCTGAACCTCTTCATGTTTGCCATGCTGACGCTGGCCCTGAGCAGTAGCTTCCTCCTGCTGTTTGTCGGCTGGGAGGGCGTCGGCCTGTGCTCGTACCTCCTGATCGGCTTCTGGGCGGACCGCACGTCGGCGGCCAACGCCGGCAAGAAGGCCTTCCTCGTGAACCGTATCGGGGACCTGGGCTTTTTGATCGGCATGATGCTGGTGTTTCTCCAGTTCGGGAGCCTTCGGTTTGACGACGTCTTTGCCCAGGTCGTCAGCGGGGTCTATCGGGTGAACGACCCCATCCTGGTCGCCATCGGCCTCTTCCTGCTGATGGGCGTGACGGGCAAGTCGGCCCAGATTCCGTTGTATGTGTGGCTTCCCGATGCGATGGAGGGGCCGACGCCTGTAAGCGCCCTGATCCACGCCGCCACGATGGTGACGGCCGGCGTGTACCTGATCGTGCGGTGCAACCCCCTGTATCAGATGGCGCCGGACGCCCTCGGGGTCGTCGCCCTCATCGGGGCCGTGACGGCCCTGTTTGCGGCGACCATCGGGACGGCCCAGTACGACATCAAGCGGGTCCTGGCTTACTCGACGGTCTCCCAGTTGGGGTACATGGTCCTGGCGGCCGGCGTCGGGGCCTTCTCGGCGGCCATCTTCCATCTGGTCACGCACGCCTTCTTCAAGGCCCTCTTGTTCTTAGGGGCTGGGAGCGTCATCCACGCCCTCCATCATCAGCAGGACATGCGTCACATGGGCGGCCTGCGAAAGTACCTGCCGACGACCTTCTGGACGATGACGATGGGCGTCCTGGCCATCGCCGGCATGCCCCTCTTTTCGGGCTTCTTCAGCAAGGACGAAATCCTCCTGCAGGCCTTCGTGAGCCCATACAGCCGACCCGTCCTGTGGGGCCTCGGGACGGTCACGGCGGGGTTGACGGCCTTTTACATGTTCCGGCTGTGGTTCCTGACGTTTTTCGGGCCGGAACGGATGGACGAGCATACCCGTCATCACATTCATGAGTCGCCGCCCAACATGACCGTGCCGCTTCGGATCCTGGCCGTCCTGTCGGTCGTCGGCGGTCTGGTTGGCCTGCCGGCGGCGTGGTTCCACATACCGGTCCTCGGGACCTTGCTCCGGCCCCTGGAGGCGATCCAGATCCACCATTTCCTGGAGCCTTCCATCTGGAAGGTCCCGGCGGCCCACGGGACGGCCCATGCGCCCAGCCTGGGGCTGGAGTCGCTCCTGATGCTGGCTTCGGTCGGGGCCGGCCTGCTCGGGTTCTTGGTCGCCTACGTCCTGTACCATCGGCGGCCTGAACTCCCCGACCGGGTGGCGGCCGCTTCAGAACCGCTGTACACCCTGGTGGCCAACAAATACTATGTGGACGAGATTTACGACGCCCTGGTCGTGCGGCCCCTCCTGGGTCTGGCGAATCTCCTGGCGTGGTTGGACGTGCACATCGTCGACGGCATCGTCAACGGCACGGCCTGGCTGACCCGGACGGTGGCGGACCTCTCGGGCCGGGCCGACTTTTACGGCGTGGACGGCCTTGTCAACGGCGTCGCCGAGGGCGTCCGCCAGGTCGGCGGGGCCCTCCGGCGGGCGCACACGGGCCTGGCCCAGCAGTACGTCTTCGGGGCCATCGTCCTGGCCCTGTTTCTGCTGTTGTTTTACATGCTGGTGTTTTGA
- the purQ gene encoding Phosphoribosylformylglycinamidine synthase subunit PurQ, with protein sequence MGRFHFGVVVFPGSNCDYDAYHVVRHVLGQTADFVWHQDTDLTGLDVLILPGGFSYGDYLRTGAMARFSPVVQAVPDFVARGGIVLGICNGFQILLEAGLLPGAMLPNKGLAFICDDVYIKPLRYDTPFTCAVPPGRVLRVPIAHYEGQYFAPARTLRRIRQNGQVVFQYCDPSGRVRPSANPNGSRGAIAGLMDETGRILGMMPHPERASEAVLGSTDGRWVFESIVTYLERQTAARAVA encoded by the coding sequence ATGGGTCGATTCCACTTCGGCGTCGTGGTCTTCCCCGGAAGCAATTGCGACTACGATGCCTATCACGTCGTCCGTCATGTCCTCGGACAGACAGCCGACTTCGTGTGGCATCAGGACACGGACCTCACGGGCCTGGACGTCCTGATCCTGCCGGGCGGGTTCTCTTATGGGGACTATCTGCGGACGGGGGCGATGGCCCGCTTCAGTCCCGTCGTACAGGCCGTCCCGGACTTCGTCGCCCGGGGCGGGATCGTCTTGGGCATCTGCAACGGCTTTCAGATCCTCCTGGAGGCCGGCCTCTTGCCGGGGGCGATGCTTCCGAATAAGGGACTGGCCTTCATCTGTGACGACGTCTACATCAAGCCCCTGCGGTACGACACGCCCTTTACGTGTGCCGTCCCCCCGGGCCGGGTCCTGCGGGTGCCCATCGCCCACTATGAGGGCCAGTACTTTGCACCGGCCCGAACCCTGCGGCGCATCCGTCAGAACGGCCAGGTCGTCTTCCAGTACTGCGACCCGTCCGGTCGGGTCCGGCCGTCGGCGAACCCGAACGGGAGCCGCGGGGCCATCGCCGGGCTGATGGACGAGACGGGCCGCATCCTGGGGATGATGCCTCATCCGGAGCGGGCCTCCGAAGCCGTCTTGGGGAGTACCGACGGGCGATGGGTTTTTGAATCCATCGTGACGTACCTGGAGCGTCAGACGGCGGCCCGGGCCGTGGCTTGA
- the fabF_2 gene encoding 3-oxoacyl-[acyl-carrier-protein] synthase 2 — protein sequence MPRVAVTGFGCVTPFGIGVEAFARGLAEGRSATRRLTLFEPDESITCTVVAEVPDFRPEDFIESRADRERLGRVVPMLWLAVEEALAMAGLDPRRMSLAERQAVDVVLGSAGGGIEFAERQYRLYFAGQRRRTSVYAIPASIVGMLASEVSIRFGFRGMSHVVSNGCTSSTDAIGYAYQLIRYGRSQVVVTGGADACITPAILTGYCQMRAVPTGFNDCPERASRPFDRARDGFVLGEGAWVLILEDYDRAVARGVRPVAEVIGYGSTCDAYHRVQIQPDGVEVARAIRQALADAGVGPEAVDYVNLHGTSTKLNDALETKALKLALGPRAYEIPMSATKSLIGHPQGASGAAGVVATLICMQKDFIHPTINYEFPDPACDLNYVPNRAIPARVRVALCNCISFGSKNSALVLRTVDM from the coding sequence ATGCCCAGGGTCGCCGTAACCGGTTTTGGCTGTGTCACGCCCTTCGGGATCGGCGTGGAGGCCTTCGCTCGGGGACTCGCCGAGGGTCGGAGCGCCACCCGCCGGCTGACCCTATTCGAGCCGGACGAGTCCATCACCTGCACGGTCGTCGCCGAGGTCCCGGACTTTCGGCCGGAGGACTTCATCGAGTCCCGCGCCGACCGGGAGCGCCTCGGACGGGTCGTACCGATGTTATGGCTGGCCGTCGAGGAGGCCCTGGCGATGGCTGGCCTGGACCCCCGGCGGATGAGCTTGGCCGAGCGGCAGGCGGTCGACGTCGTCCTTGGGTCGGCCGGCGGGGGCATCGAGTTCGCCGAGCGGCAGTACCGGCTGTACTTTGCGGGTCAGCGGCGTCGGACCAGCGTGTACGCCATCCCGGCCTCTATCGTCGGGATGCTGGCCAGCGAGGTGTCCATCCGGTTTGGCTTTCGCGGGATGAGCCACGTCGTCTCCAACGGGTGCACCAGCTCGACGGACGCCATCGGCTACGCCTACCAGCTCATCCGGTACGGACGGAGCCAGGTCGTCGTCACGGGCGGCGCAGACGCCTGCATCACGCCGGCCATCCTGACGGGGTACTGCCAGATGCGGGCCGTGCCGACGGGGTTCAACGACTGTCCCGAACGGGCGTCTCGGCCCTTCGACCGGGCGCGGGACGGCTTCGTCCTCGGCGAGGGCGCCTGGGTATTGATCTTGGAAGACTATGACCGGGCCGTCGCCCGGGGCGTCCGGCCCGTCGCCGAGGTCATCGGCTACGGCTCGACGTGCGACGCTTACCACCGGGTCCAGATCCAACCCGACGGAGTCGAGGTCGCCCGGGCCATCCGCCAGGCCCTGGCGGACGCCGGGGTCGGCCCGGAGGCCGTCGACTACGTGAACCTGCACGGGACCTCGACGAAGCTGAACGACGCCCTGGAGACGAAGGCCCTGAAGCTCGCCCTGGGGCCCCGGGCCTACGAGATCCCGATGAGCGCCACGAAGTCCCTGATCGGCCACCCTCAGGGGGCTTCGGGAGCGGCCGGCGTCGTCGCCACGCTCATCTGCATGCAGAAGGACTTCATCCATCCGACGATCAATTACGAGTTTCCGGACCCGGCGTGCGACCTGAACTACGTGCCGAATCGGGCGATCCCGGCCCGGGTCCGCGTGGCCCTATGCAATTGCATCAGCTTCGGGTCCAAAAACTCGGCCCTCGTCCTGCGGACGGTTGATATGTGA